A genomic stretch from Synergistaceae bacterium includes:
- a CDS encoding nitroreductase family protein, whose amino-acid sequence MDLSLTRQSCRNFVARPVERDKLVRCVEAARLAPSGCNSQPWSFVIVDNPEIVPEVAKCGQALGNEFASKAGAFIVVLEEHAILMPALRRMLDSQYFAKGDLGAASICICLEAADQGLGTCVLGLFDRETLCKLLDLPQDQRFASLIAVGYPAEETIRPKQRKPLDAMLKFV is encoded by the coding sequence ATGGATCTTAGTTTAACGCGACAAAGCTGTCGAAATTTCGTGGCGCGCCCTGTGGAACGTGATAAATTGGTGCGCTGTGTGGAGGCTGCTCGGCTGGCCCCTTCTGGTTGCAACTCGCAACCGTGGAGTTTCGTGATCGTCGATAATCCTGAGATTGTACCCGAGGTCGCCAAGTGCGGACAAGCGTTGGGTAACGAGTTCGCCTCGAAGGCGGGAGCGTTCATCGTTGTATTGGAGGAGCACGCGATCCTCATGCCCGCGTTGCGGCGCATGTTAGACAGTCAGTATTTCGCGAAAGGAGATCTGGGCGCGGCCAGCATCTGCATCTGTCTGGAGGCGGCTGACCAGGGGCTGGGGACTTGTGTTCTCGGACTCTTCGATAGGGAAACCCTATGTAAATTGCTGGACTTACCGCAAGATCAGCGATTCGCCTCTCTTATTGCCGTGGGATATCCGGCAGAGGAGACAATCCGCCCTAAACAGCGTAAGCCCCTCGACGCAATGCTGAAGTTTGTTTAG
- a CDS encoding rubredoxin, with the protein MKKYVCTVCGYVYDPAVGDPDSGIAPGTTFDDIPDSWSCPTCGVAKDMFEPE; encoded by the coding sequence ATGAAAAAATATGTGTGCACCGTCTGCGGATATGTGTATGATCCTGCTGTAGGGGATCCAGATTCCGGCATAGCGCCAGGCACGACATTTGATGATATTCCCGACAGTTGGTCATGCCCAACCTGCGGTGTGGCTAAGGATATGTTCGAGCCGGAATAG